The following are encoded in a window of Armatimonas rosea genomic DNA:
- a CDS encoding ATP-binding protein codes for MESVATTWFIELFGELRAVCAEKSVEKFRTDRCRLLLAILAARPERMHPREELGDLLWPDEDDRPLQLQRLRGELSELGTSLGKDIFEKSGNRGVKVRSGIASDVSRFDQLFLTAARATPEQRLPALEAAAALYKDDLLPSRYDDWTIRERERLKVVYCDVLTRLVLDLEAVGRADEARALRHELVSRFPDLAAPPAPTTAGAPALGGDGYYGREEKILEVREWRGRLLTITGPGGMGKTRLSKQALSPPAPTGEGAIFVPLAEVSDAKSGFFEAIHAALALPKGDAPPRDQVVYALRQKTAPLLILDNFEQIVTHGAPLVARLLKDVPALRCLVTSRRRLGIAGEQELPLEPLPHAPSVALFLDRARRARPDFAQNPSALPLVEEIVALLQGLPLAIELAAARSVVLGPMQMRDQLASHLRFLVNRRHASNERHRSLRAALDWSIHLLSPELKRIFARLSVFRGGWSLEAAETVCQGCDMEVLNALDELHSHSLITVAFDETETPRYDMLVVIREYAEELLAKSGELEETKAQHAQSVEEMAQRVQVCFKEQGVGPMQRLLSKDLDNLRRGMDWAEKAKRYDLLYSWLHMLGGKLFEGEHWRDFERLMDSVDGHIEDERALMRFCSLRGALLRRQGKEDAAALYWDRWLELAERLQDTEAQKWALVQLIDQYIFLGRTEGACIYLEKYKIVDNDFVNIGYFEMMIDYKNGKKDELIKFAKKEMQEKLGDMKDLTMMIEYASILIENGHFRVVGSYINSVIDSILSSGNKFISAKIANLMGECFEHDKDIKRSYLCYEYAARSHAELGSRNADSSKKKLHEFLTRHKNVPEWGLLQGQKTCYSLAEL; via the coding sequence GTGGAAAGTGTAGCGACAACATGGTTCATTGAGCTCTTCGGGGAGCTACGCGCGGTCTGTGCGGAAAAAAGCGTTGAAAAATTCCGCACAGACCGCTGTCGCCTCCTTTTGGCGATCCTGGCCGCACGCCCGGAGCGTATGCATCCCCGTGAGGAGCTAGGCGATCTGCTCTGGCCCGACGAAGACGACCGACCACTACAGCTGCAACGGCTCCGCGGCGAGCTCTCCGAGCTAGGCACCAGTCTGGGCAAGGATATCTTCGAGAAGAGCGGCAATCGCGGGGTCAAAGTGCGCTCTGGGATTGCCAGCGATGTGTCGCGCTTCGACCAGCTCTTTCTTACCGCCGCCCGTGCCACCCCTGAGCAGCGCCTCCCCGCTCTTGAGGCAGCCGCCGCCCTCTACAAAGATGACCTCCTCCCCAGCCGCTACGACGACTGGACCATTCGGGAGCGCGAGCGGCTTAAGGTGGTCTATTGCGATGTGCTGACGCGCCTGGTGCTGGACCTGGAGGCGGTGGGGCGCGCCGACGAAGCCCGCGCCTTGCGCCATGAGCTGGTCAGTCGCTTCCCCGATCTAGCCGCTCCGCCCGCCCCCACGACTGCGGGCGCACCCGCCCTCGGCGGCGATGGCTACTACGGCCGTGAGGAGAAGATCCTAGAGGTGCGTGAGTGGCGCGGCAGACTCCTCACCATCACCGGCCCCGGCGGGATGGGCAAGACGCGCCTCTCGAAACAAGCACTGTCTCCCCCCGCCCCCACAGGTGAGGGAGCTATTTTTGTGCCTCTCGCCGAGGTGAGTGATGCCAAGAGCGGCTTCTTCGAGGCGATCCATGCTGCTCTCGCCCTCCCCAAGGGCGATGCCCCTCCCCGCGATCAAGTGGTCTACGCTCTCCGTCAAAAAACAGCCCCCCTGCTGATCCTAGACAACTTCGAGCAGATCGTCACCCATGGCGCCCCGCTGGTCGCCCGGCTCCTCAAGGATGTCCCCGCCCTGCGCTGCCTGGTGACCAGCCGCCGCCGCCTGGGGATCGCCGGAGAGCAAGAGCTACCGCTGGAGCCGCTGCCCCACGCTCCGAGTGTGGCGCTCTTTCTCGACCGTGCCCGTCGCGCCCGCCCCGACTTTGCCCAGAATCCCTCTGCCCTCCCCCTTGTTGAGGAGATTGTCGCCTTGCTACAAGGTCTGCCGCTTGCCATCGAGCTCGCCGCGGCGCGCAGCGTGGTTCTTGGCCCCATGCAGATGCGCGACCAGCTCGCCAGCCACCTGCGCTTTCTGGTCAACCGCCGCCACGCCAGCAACGAGCGCCACCGTAGCCTCCGCGCCGCGCTGGACTGGTCGATCCATCTCCTCTCGCCCGAGCTCAAGCGTATCTTCGCCCGCCTCTCGGTCTTTCGCGGTGGCTGGAGCCTAGAGGCCGCCGAGACCGTCTGCCAAGGCTGCGACATGGAAGTCCTAAACGCCCTCGACGAGCTCCACAGCCACTCCCTCATCACCGTCGCCTTCGACGAAACCGAAACCCCTCGCTACGACATGCTGGTCGTCATCCGCGAGTACGCCGAAGAGCTACTGGCAAAGAGTGGAGAGCTAGAGGAGACAAAAGCCCAGCACGCCCAGTCGGTGGAAGAGATGGCCCAGCGGGTTCAGGTCTGCTTCAAAGAGCAAGGTGTTGGCCCAATGCAGAGGCTCTTGAGCAAAGACCTAGACAACCTGCGTCGTGGCATGGACTGGGCCGAAAAAGCAAAGCGCTATGACCTACTCTACTCCTGGCTTCATATGTTGGGGGGAAAGCTCTTTGAAGGCGAACACTGGCGAGACTTTGAGCGCTTGATGGATTCTGTAGATGGCCATATAGAAGACGAGCGAGCATTAATGCGATTTTGTAGCTTGCGTGGTGCCTTGCTTCGTCGTCAGGGCAAAGAAGATGCAGCTGCCCTCTACTGGGATCGCTGGCTTGAACTCGCAGAGAGGCTTCAGGATACTGAGGCCCAAAAATGGGCGCTGGTGCAACTAATTGACCAATATATATTCTTAGGAAGAACTGAAGGGGCTTGTATATATCTTGAAAAATATAAAATAGTCGATAATGATTTTGTTAATATAGGTTACTTTGAGATGATGATAGATTATAAAAATGGTAAAAAGGATGAGTTGATTAAATTTGCAAAAAAAGAAATGCAGGAAAAATTAGGTGATATGAAAGATCTTACAATGATGATTGAGTACGCTAGTATTTTGATAGAGAACGGTCATTTTAGAGTGGTTGGTAGTTATATTAATAGTGTTATAGATAGTATTTTAAGTTCGGGTAATAAATTCATATCTGCAAAGATCGCTAATTTAATGGGTGAGTGTTTTGAGCATGATAAAGATATAAAGAGATCATATCTTTGTTATGAATATGCTGCCCGTAGTCACGCTGAGCTCGGGTCGAGGAATGCAGATTCAAGCAAGAAAAAATTACATGAATTTTTAACACGTCATAAAAATGTACCCGAATGGGGGTTGCTCCAGGGACAAAAAACGTGTTATAGTCTTGCAGAGCTCTAG